A genome region from Novipirellula caenicola includes the following:
- the tpx gene encoding thiol peroxidase — translation MGRSGVITFKGNPMTLEGNDLAVGVAAPAFSLHYAENGIQTLTLDDLKGKPSIISVAPSLDTPTCAIQTKRFNEELAAFGDKINAVTVTRDLPFAQARFCGAENIKMRTASDYQTHAFGSDYGLTIEELKLLARAVIVLDAEGKVAYKEIVSEVTQEPDYSAALAALRMLV, via the coding sequence ATGGGACGTTCAGGAGTGATCACTTTCAAGGGCAATCCAATGACTTTGGAAGGCAACGATTTGGCCGTGGGAGTTGCTGCACCTGCGTTTTCGCTGCATTACGCCGAAAACGGAATTCAAACATTGACGCTCGACGATTTGAAGGGAAAACCTTCGATCATCAGCGTCGCACCTAGCTTGGATACCCCCACCTGTGCGATCCAAACCAAGCGTTTCAATGAGGAATTGGCGGCTTTCGGCGACAAGATCAACGCCGTCACCGTGACCCGCGATCTGCCCTTCGCTCAAGCCCGTTTCTGTGGCGCGGAAAACATCAAAATGCGAACCGCTAGCGACTACCAAACGCACGCTTTTGGTTCGGACTACGGTTTGACGATCGAAGAATTGAAGCTGTTGGCCCGTGCGGTGATCGTGTTAGATGCCGAAGGCAAAGTGGCGTACAAGGAAATCGTTTCCGAAGTCACCCAAGAGCCAGATTACAGTGCTGCATTGGCTGCACTTCGCATGTTGGTGTGA
- a CDS encoding rhodanese-related sulfurtransferase has translation MADKSPAVVVAALYRFVSLPDYVELRPRVLAEMMARGVRGTLLLATEGINGTVAGSREGIDALLSMLRSDPRLADLDVKESYCDEIPFKRSRVRLKKEIVTLGVDGIDPNDTVGTYVDPERWNDLISDPDVVLIDTRNDYEVAIGTFEGATSPETHTFREFPDYVDNHLDPEKHTKVAMFCTGGIRCEKSTALLKQRGFKEVYHLRGGILKYLEQVPEEESRWNGECFVFDERVAVGHGLKVSDHVLCFACGWPVDTEAQQHPDYKPGIHCPQCVDKISDEQKRRFAERQRQVEQAKQKS, from the coding sequence ATGGCTGACAAATCCCCTGCGGTCGTTGTGGCCGCGCTGTATCGGTTCGTGTCGCTTCCGGATTACGTCGAGCTCCGACCTCGCGTGCTTGCCGAGATGATGGCGCGTGGCGTGCGAGGCACGTTGTTGTTGGCGACCGAGGGGATTAATGGGACCGTGGCGGGTTCGCGAGAAGGGATCGACGCGCTGTTGTCGATGCTTCGCTCGGACCCGCGGTTGGCCGATCTTGACGTGAAAGAATCCTACTGTGACGAGATCCCGTTCAAACGTTCGCGAGTTCGTTTGAAAAAAGAGATCGTCACGCTCGGCGTCGATGGGATCGATCCCAACGACACGGTCGGCACGTATGTCGATCCCGAGCGCTGGAACGATTTGATCAGCGACCCCGATGTCGTCTTGATCGACACTCGCAACGACTACGAAGTGGCGATCGGTACCTTCGAAGGAGCGACCAGTCCAGAGACGCATACGTTTCGTGAGTTTCCCGATTACGTGGACAACCATCTCGATCCTGAAAAACACACCAAAGTGGCGATGTTTTGTACGGGGGGGATCCGCTGTGAAAAGTCGACGGCACTGTTAAAGCAGCGTGGTTTCAAAGAGGTGTATCATCTTCGCGGAGGCATCTTGAAATACCTCGAGCAGGTCCCCGAAGAAGAATCTCGCTGGAACGGAGAGTGTTTCGTTTTTGATGAACGCGTGGCGGTCGGGCATGGATTGAAAGTCAGTGACCATGTCTTGTGCTTCGCCTGTGGTTGGCCCGTCGATACCGAGGCACAACAGCATCCCGATTACAAACCAGGGATTCATTGTCCGCAATGTGTTGATAAAATTAGCGACGAACAAAAACGTCGTTTCGCCGAACGGCAGCGACAAGTCGAACAAGCAAAGCAAAAAAGTTAG
- a CDS encoding sugar phosphate isomerase/epimerase family protein, producing MNMLAISQLSTLRWSFSEDVHAYASRGFTGIGVYRPKLEDFGLDRTIELLAEASMSVTSLSWVGGFTGSDGRATDDAIADAIHAVRDAANLKADTLIVLAGGQNNHIRNHARRTLCDALHEIAIVAEEFGVRLSLEPFHPGCGDEWSFVNDLQSTLDIIETVGSPNLGLVLDTYHVGMDEEVVRWLPDVVPHLHLVQLGDARHSPLGEMNRCLLGEGCVPLRTILETLREHRYAGPLEVELIGEDVETHSYDEILDHARNFFDRMPGLVGNK from the coding sequence ATGAACATGCTTGCCATTAGCCAGTTATCCACACTGCGATGGAGTTTTTCAGAAGACGTTCACGCTTACGCATCACGAGGCTTCACGGGGATCGGAGTCTATCGTCCCAAGCTCGAAGACTTTGGTCTTGACCGCACCATTGAACTGCTGGCCGAGGCCAGCATGTCGGTCACGTCACTGTCATGGGTCGGCGGTTTCACCGGCAGTGATGGACGTGCCACCGATGATGCGATTGCCGATGCGATCCATGCGGTCCGCGACGCAGCCAATTTAAAAGCCGACACCTTGATCGTGCTCGCCGGCGGCCAGAACAATCACATTCGCAACCATGCCCGACGCACCCTTTGTGACGCACTGCACGAGATCGCGATTGTGGCCGAAGAGTTTGGCGTTCGATTGTCACTCGAACCATTTCACCCGGGGTGTGGTGACGAATGGTCGTTCGTGAACGACTTGCAATCGACGCTCGACATCATCGAAACCGTGGGCAGCCCCAACTTGGGTTTGGTACTGGACACGTACCATGTCGGCATGGACGAAGAGGTTGTGCGTTGGCTGCCCGACGTGGTGCCTCATTTGCATCTGGTTCAACTTGGCGATGCCCGCCATTCACCGCTAGGTGAGATGAACCGCTGCTTGTTGGGCGAAGGCTGTGTTCCGCTACGCACGATTCTGGAAACGCTTCGCGAGCATCGCTACGCCGGTCCGCTGGAAGTCGAATTGATCGGCGAAGATGTCGAGACTCATTCGTACGACGAGATCCTTGATCACGCCCGCAACTTCTTTGATCGCATGCCCGGACTCGTCGGCAACAAGTAA
- the ettA gene encoding energy-dependent translational throttle protein EttA: MAGQFIYQVTNLTKKHGQKVVLNEVNLAFYPGAKIGVLGPNGAGKSTLMRIMAGQDTEFEGTARLGNGFSVGYLEQEPPLDPTKTVFENVQTAVADRRAVIDRYNEISVLLGDVTDDNEMMKLCDEMAKLQDIIDTQNLWELDRQVETAMAVMNLPPGNANIDKLSGGERRRVAMCQLLIRQPDLLLLDEPTNHLDAESVAWLEQHLARYSGTVVAVTHDRYFLDNVAQWILEIDRGQGIPFEGNYTAWLDARAKRLAVEARTQKARDKSLARELEWIRMSPKARQAKSKARIKSYEELSAQSYEDKPDELEIQIPSGRHLGDLVIEGKNIHKAFGEKVLIDDLSFRLPPGGIVGVIGPNGAGKTTLFRMLTGQDTPDSGTIRVGETVDLGYVDQSRDALDPNKTVFEEISGGHDHLEMGGRSIAARSYVSRFNFKGPDQEKKVGNLSGGERNRVHLATLLRKGCNVLLLDEPTNDLDVDTLRALEEAIENFAGCVVVTSHDRWFLDRLATHILAFEGDGKLTWCEGNFDIYERNLRERMGDDPDEVSKRARYKSIHAG, from the coding sequence ATGGCTGGACAATTCATTTACCAAGTCACCAACCTCACCAAGAAACACGGCCAGAAGGTGGTGTTAAACGAGGTCAACTTGGCGTTTTACCCCGGTGCAAAGATTGGCGTGCTCGGCCCCAACGGCGCCGGGAAATCCACGCTGATGCGAATCATGGCGGGACAGGACACCGAATTCGAAGGCACCGCGCGATTGGGCAACGGATTTAGCGTGGGTTACTTGGAACAAGAACCGCCGCTGGACCCGACCAAAACGGTCTTTGAAAACGTGCAAACCGCGGTGGCCGACCGTCGTGCGGTGATCGATCGCTACAACGAGATCAGCGTGCTGCTTGGCGATGTCACCGACGACAACGAGATGATGAAACTTTGCGACGAAATGGCAAAGCTACAGGACATCATCGACACCCAAAACCTTTGGGAACTCGATCGCCAAGTGGAAACCGCGATGGCGGTCATGAACCTGCCGCCGGGCAACGCGAACATCGACAAATTGTCCGGGGGCGAACGCCGCCGCGTGGCGATGTGCCAACTACTGATCCGCCAACCCGACCTGCTGCTGTTGGACGAACCGACCAACCACCTGGACGCCGAATCGGTCGCCTGGCTCGAACAACACCTCGCTCGCTACAGCGGCACGGTGGTCGCCGTAACGCACGATCGCTACTTCCTCGACAACGTGGCTCAGTGGATTTTGGAAATCGATCGCGGCCAAGGCATCCCGTTCGAAGGCAACTACACCGCTTGGCTTGATGCTCGCGCGAAACGCTTGGCGGTTGAAGCACGCACGCAGAAGGCTCGCGATAAATCGCTTGCCCGCGAATTGGAATGGATTCGCATGAGCCCCAAAGCGCGGCAAGCGAAGAGCAAAGCTCGTATCAAGTCGTACGAGGAATTGTCGGCTCAATCGTACGAGGACAAACCAGACGAACTGGAGATCCAAATTCCATCCGGCCGCCACCTGGGCGACCTTGTGATCGAAGGCAAAAACATTCACAAAGCGTTCGGCGAGAAAGTCCTGATCGACGACCTCAGTTTCCGTTTGCCACCGGGTGGTATCGTCGGGGTGATCGGTCCTAACGGGGCTGGCAAAACCACGCTGTTCCGCATGTTGACCGGACAAGACACCCCGGACTCGGGCACGATCCGCGTTGGCGAGACGGTCGACTTGGGCTACGTCGACCAAAGCCGCGACGCATTGGATCCGAACAAGACCGTTTTCGAAGAAATCAGCGGCGGCCATGACCACTTGGAAATGGGCGGACGCAGCATCGCAGCTCGCTCGTATGTATCGCGATTCAACTTCAAAGGCCCCGACCAAGAAAAGAAGGTCGGCAACCTTTCTGGTGGAGAACGCAATCGAGTCCACTTGGCAACACTACTACGAAAAGGTTGTAATGTGTTGCTGTTGGACGAACCGACCAACGATCTCGATGTCGATACGTTACGCGCCCTTGAAGAGGCGATTGAGAACTTCGCCGGTTGCGTGGTTGTCACCAGTCACGACCGCTGGTTCCTTGATCGACTCGCAACGCACATCCTGGCGTTTGAAGGCGACGGGAAGCTAACGTGGTGCGAAGGCAACTTCGACATCTACGAACGAAACCTTCGTGAGCGGATGGGAGACGATCCGGACGAAGTTTCCAAACGAGCTCGTTACAAAAGCATTCACGCGGGTTAA
- the guaA gene encoding glutamine-hydrolyzing GMP synthase codes for MADTTLSASEYTTDSLTAQRIVVLDFGSQYAQLIARRVREQNVYCQILRHDIAADRIAELNPKGIILSGGPSSVYVEGAPKCDPKLFELGIPVLGICYGMQLACAALGGKVDNTPSREYGRAACTIKNNETLFRDLEGEIEVWMSHGDQVSSISEVFEPLAQTSTCPYAAIAHRTLPIYGMQFHPEVTHTPQGGQILKNFVIDVCGCEGTWQLGDFAQAAIDHVRELVGDRRVICGLSGGVDSSVVAALLYKAIGPQLSCILIDNGLLRKDEQALVIREFSDHFKTDLHVVHAEERFLATLAGISEPQEKRRRIGFAFIDCFKEEATKIKNAHFLAQGTLYPDVIESGADPDGPAATIKLHHNVGGLPEELGFELIEPLRDLFKDEVRRLGLELGLPESLVWRHPFPGPGLAVRCLGEVTREKLQVLREADSIVVEEIVNAGLYRETSQSFAVLLPVQSVGVMGDARTYDNAIAIRSVKTDDFMTADWSHLPYDLLARMSTRIINEVAGINRVCYDISSKPPATIEWE; via the coding sequence ATGGCCGACACGACTTTATCTGCGTCTGAATACACGACCGACAGCCTGACCGCCCAGCGGATCGTGGTGCTCGATTTTGGATCCCAGTACGCCCAACTGATCGCCCGCCGCGTGCGGGAACAAAATGTTTACTGCCAAATCCTGCGACATGACATCGCGGCCGATCGGATCGCTGAACTGAATCCCAAAGGGATTATCTTGTCGGGCGGGCCGTCAAGCGTTTACGTCGAAGGGGCGCCCAAGTGTGACCCGAAACTATTTGAATTGGGCATCCCGGTGCTGGGCATCTGCTACGGCATGCAATTGGCCTGTGCCGCACTGGGGGGCAAAGTCGACAACACCCCTAGCCGCGAATACGGCCGGGCGGCATGCACGATCAAAAATAACGAAACTCTGTTCCGCGACCTCGAAGGCGAAATCGAAGTCTGGATGAGCCACGGGGACCAGGTCTCTTCGATCTCGGAAGTCTTCGAACCGCTCGCTCAAACCAGCACCTGCCCCTACGCCGCGATCGCGCATCGCACGCTTCCGATCTATGGGATGCAATTTCACCCCGAGGTCACGCATACGCCCCAGGGCGGGCAGATCCTCAAGAACTTTGTCATCGACGTGTGTGGCTGCGAAGGCACTTGGCAACTCGGCGATTTTGCTCAAGCCGCCATCGATCACGTCCGTGAATTGGTCGGCGATCGCCGGGTGATTTGTGGACTGAGCGGGGGTGTCGATTCCTCGGTCGTCGCGGCCCTGTTGTACAAAGCGATTGGACCACAGCTTTCGTGCATCTTGATCGACAACGGCTTGCTACGCAAAGACGAGCAAGCGTTGGTGATTCGCGAATTCAGCGACCACTTCAAAACCGACCTGCACGTGGTCCATGCCGAAGAACGATTCCTGGCGACGCTGGCTGGAATCAGTGAACCACAAGAAAAACGTCGACGAATCGGCTTCGCCTTCATAGACTGTTTCAAAGAAGAAGCAACCAAGATCAAAAACGCTCACTTCTTAGCCCAAGGCACGTTGTATCCCGACGTGATCGAAAGTGGCGCCGATCCCGACGGGCCTGCGGCGACAATCAAACTGCACCACAACGTGGGCGGTCTGCCCGAGGAACTTGGGTTTGAATTGATCGAACCGCTGCGGGACCTGTTCAAAGACGAAGTGCGTCGATTGGGGCTCGAATTGGGGCTACCTGAATCGCTCGTTTGGCGACACCCGTTCCCAGGCCCCGGCTTGGCCGTGCGTTGCCTTGGCGAAGTCACTCGCGAAAAATTGCAAGTCCTTCGCGAAGCCGACTCGATCGTCGTCGAAGAGATCGTCAACGCGGGACTGTATCGCGAAACCAGCCAATCGTTTGCCGTGCTGTTGCCGGTGCAAAGCGTTGGCGTGATGGGCGATGCACGCACCTATGACAATGCGATTGCGATCCGCAGCGTCAAAACGGATGACTTCATGACCGCCGATTGGAGCCATCTGCCCTACGACCTGCTGGCCCGCATGAGCACGCGGATCATCAACGAAGTCGCGGGAATCAACCGAGTGTGTTACGACATCAGCAGCAAACCCCCAGCAACCATTGAATGGGAATAG
- the surE gene encoding 5'/3'-nucleotidase SurE yields the protein MRILLTNDDGVFAPGLAALEQQLRHLGEVVVVAPATEQSGVGHSITFLSPLTCKSIRRDGRHWAWAVDGSPADCVKLAIAELFKDNPVDLVVSGINNGLNAGVNVLYSGTVAAAIEGAFFGVTSVAVSLEYDPDADFQAAAVIARDVVGGLMKRSEAKGKLFNLNIPTAATLSPPHLAIVPMGLDQYGRTYEKRQDPGGRDYYWALWSEPKQPPAEHFDVTALRNGNVTLTPLQFDLTVQPLLESMGDWGLEI from the coding sequence ATGAGAATTTTATTAACCAACGACGACGGCGTTTTCGCTCCGGGGCTTGCCGCACTCGAACAACAACTTCGTCATTTAGGCGAGGTTGTGGTCGTGGCGCCGGCGACGGAACAGAGCGGAGTGGGGCATTCGATCACGTTTTTGTCACCGCTGACCTGCAAATCAATCCGCCGCGACGGTCGGCATTGGGCGTGGGCGGTCGATGGGTCGCCCGCCGATTGTGTGAAATTGGCGATCGCCGAGCTGTTCAAGGACAATCCGGTCGATTTGGTCGTCAGCGGGATCAATAACGGTCTCAACGCCGGCGTCAATGTGCTGTACAGCGGGACCGTCGCCGCCGCGATCGAAGGGGCTTTCTTTGGCGTGACCAGCGTCGCAGTGTCGTTGGAGTACGATCCCGATGCCGATTTCCAGGCGGCCGCCGTGATCGCACGCGACGTCGTCGGCGGACTGATGAAACGTTCCGAAGCCAAGGGAAAACTCTTTAATCTGAATATCCCCACTGCAGCCACGCTTTCGCCTCCCCATCTAGCGATCGTCCCGATGGGGCTGGACCAATACGGCCGAACTTACGAAAAACGCCAAGATCCGGGGGGGCGAGACTACTACTGGGCGCTTTGGTCGGAACCCAAGCAACCACCGGCCGAACACTTCGATGTGACCGCATTACGCAACGGTAACGTGACTCTAACCCCCCTACAGTTCGACCTCACCGTTCAGCCGCTGCTGGAATCGATGGGGGATTGGGGGCTCGAGATTTGA
- the tkt gene encoding transketolase: MSVATTNIQTLAIDTIRALSMDAVQTANSGHPGTPMALAPVAYQVFNKTMTYDPARPHWPNRDRFVLSCGHASMLLYSTLHLAGVKAVDKSGKVLDELSIKLEDIKNFRQIGSVCAGHPEFAEAAGIETTTGPLGAGVSNSVGMAMAEKWLAANYNTDDEVLFDYNTYALCSDGDLMEGVACEAASVAGHLKLDNLCWLYDDNHITIEGDTDLSFSEDVATRFEGLGWNVLRVDDANDTKALAAALEKFHACKDKPTLIIVRSVIGWGAPNKQNTHGAHGAPLGWDEVALAKKAYGLPTDEKFYVPEGVREDFASNVGARGSEASEAWDAVWAKYQKSNPEKAAELEAMFAGKLPEGWDKDIPVFEASEKGDATRNSSGKVLNAIAKNIPFMIGGSADLAPSNKSDLTFEGAGDFLPGQYKGRNLHFGIREHAMSGIVNGLSLSGLRSYAATFFVFSDYMRGGLRLSSIMHQPVIYILTHDSIGVGEDGPTHQPIEHLTACRAIPGMNVFRPGDANEVAECYRAAMNISDHPSMFVLSRQNMPTLDRTKYAAASGCSRGGYILSDCEGTPDVILMGSGSELYMAVDAATELTAAGKKVRVVSMPCMDIFANQDQAYIDSVLPPEVTNRVAVEAGIRMCWDRWIGSKGKFVGMSGFGASGPFDAVYEHFGINTAAVVAAAKG, encoded by the coding sequence ATGAGCGTAGCCACCACGAACATTCAAACTCTAGCCATCGATACCATCCGAGCCCTCAGCATGGATGCTGTGCAGACAGCAAACAGCGGGCACCCCGGTACCCCCATGGCATTGGCCCCGGTGGCTTACCAAGTCTTCAACAAGACGATGACTTACGATCCCGCTCGTCCGCATTGGCCCAACCGCGATCGATTCGTGCTGTCGTGTGGCCACGCATCGATGTTGCTCTACAGCACGCTGCATTTGGCGGGAGTTAAGGCGGTCGATAAATCGGGCAAGGTTCTCGATGAGCTTTCGATCAAGCTCGAAGACATCAAGAACTTTCGTCAAATTGGCAGCGTTTGTGCCGGGCACCCCGAGTTCGCTGAGGCGGCCGGGATCGAAACGACCACGGGGCCGCTGGGAGCCGGTGTCAGCAATTCGGTCGGGATGGCGATGGCCGAAAAATGGCTCGCGGCAAACTACAACACGGACGACGAGGTGCTGTTTGACTACAACACCTACGCGCTCTGCAGTGATGGGGACTTGATGGAAGGCGTTGCTTGTGAAGCCGCTTCGGTCGCCGGCCACCTGAAACTCGACAACCTGTGCTGGTTGTACGACGACAACCATATCACGATCGAAGGCGACACCGATCTTTCGTTCAGCGAAGATGTTGCGACCCGCTTCGAAGGGTTGGGGTGGAACGTGCTTCGCGTGGATGATGCCAACGACACCAAAGCCTTGGCTGCAGCACTGGAAAAATTCCATGCATGCAAAGACAAACCGACGTTGATCATCGTTCGCAGCGTGATCGGTTGGGGGGCGCCAAACAAGCAAAATACGCACGGGGCGCACGGTGCACCCCTTGGATGGGACGAAGTCGCGTTGGCCAAAAAAGCCTACGGATTGCCGACGGACGAGAAATTCTACGTGCCCGAGGGAGTTCGCGAAGACTTTGCGAGCAATGTCGGAGCCCGCGGCAGCGAAGCGTCCGAAGCTTGGGATGCCGTGTGGGCGAAGTATCAGAAGTCGAATCCCGAAAAAGCGGCTGAACTCGAAGCGATGTTCGCTGGCAAATTGCCTGAAGGATGGGACAAGGACATTCCAGTCTTCGAAGCGAGCGAAAAAGGGGACGCGACCCGCAATAGCAGCGGCAAGGTGCTCAACGCGATCGCCAAGAACATCCCGTTCATGATCGGGGGATCCGCCGACTTGGCTCCTAGTAACAAGAGCGATTTGACGTTCGAAGGTGCGGGCGATTTTCTGCCTGGGCAGTACAAAGGCCGCAACCTGCACTTTGGAATCCGCGAGCACGCGATGTCCGGAATCGTCAATGGTTTGTCGCTCTCAGGACTGCGAAGCTACGCGGCGACCTTCTTCGTGTTCAGCGATTACATGCGAGGCGGGCTGCGATTGAGCAGCATCATGCATCAACCGGTGATCTACATTCTGACGCACGATTCGATCGGCGTGGGTGAAGACGGGCCAACGCATCAACCGATCGAGCATTTGACCGCTTGCCGTGCCATTCCGGGGATGAACGTTTTCCGTCCCGGCGATGCGAACGAAGTGGCCGAATGTTATCGCGCGGCGATGAACATCAGTGACCACCCGTCGATGTTCGTATTGTCACGTCAGAACATGCCGACTTTGGACCGCACCAAGTATGCAGCGGCCAGCGGATGCAGTCGCGGTGGCTACATCTTGAGTGATTGCGAGGGAACCCCCGACGTGATCCTGATGGGCAGCGGCAGCGAATTGTACATGGCTGTCGATGCGGCAACTGAACTGACCGCGGCCGGCAAAAAGGTGCGTGTCGTCAGCATGCCTTGTATGGACATCTTTGCTAACCAGGATCAAGCGTACATTGATAGTGTGTTGCCGCCCGAAGTGACCAACCGGGTCGCCGTTGAGGCGGGAATCCGCATGTGCTGGGATCGCTGGATTGGCAGCAAGGGCAAGTTTGTGGGCATGAGCGGTTTTGGGGCCAGCGGGCCATTTGACGCCGTTTATGAGCACTTTGGTATCAATACAGCTGCAGTGGTTGCCGCGGCTAAAGGTTGA
- a CDS encoding PQQ-binding-like beta-propeller repeat protein, with protein MGESQLWADWPQWRGANRDGYAESTNLIRDLPAAGLSPMWELTGFEGGNSGGWSSPVIADGKVYVYAHTKSKKEGGTLGQAQYPWLPPEKRTGMTDAEYEAYEVKRRDENEARAKAFSFEQRVVCLDLESGETIWDKRTPVVYTRFVQSGTPCVADGKLLVLGPERTAYCYDAETGNVIWTERLSGEFRDEFFASSFVVHADVAMVACGALVALDVSDGRLLWQGQTPLDYASHSSPVVWQLGDQPSRADVVIANTKGGRTEAYRIADGTWLWDLQSGAGQSTPIVTADLLLTYGSSRKNGLSAYRLDATAADVAPELAWRFRGAADSGSTPAVYKNSVFVQGEKRLAKVRLQDGDTVWQTTLSISNPRYTSPVVAGDLLYFGWDGVLCVDAANDRYRALFDAEIDSEGRLIKSDDLRSKLNLDAIEEQDGAGEAEKVWQKALSFGPLACATPAISDGVMLVRRRDSLVCYQLGTEGEAR; from the coding sequence ATGGGTGAATCGCAGCTGTGGGCCGATTGGCCGCAGTGGCGCGGAGCCAACCGCGATGGGTACGCTGAATCGACTAACTTGATTCGCGATTTGCCCGCAGCGGGGCTGTCGCCGATGTGGGAATTGACCGGCTTTGAAGGCGGAAATTCCGGCGGATGGAGTTCGCCGGTCATTGCCGATGGCAAGGTCTACGTCTACGCCCACACCAAGAGCAAGAAAGAGGGGGGCACGCTGGGGCAGGCACAATACCCTTGGTTGCCGCCTGAAAAACGCACCGGGATGACCGATGCCGAGTACGAAGCGTACGAGGTCAAACGGCGTGATGAAAACGAGGCTCGTGCGAAGGCGTTCTCTTTCGAGCAGCGAGTCGTTTGCTTGGATTTAGAATCGGGCGAAACGATTTGGGACAAGCGAACGCCAGTGGTTTACACGCGATTTGTTCAATCGGGAACGCCGTGTGTTGCCGATGGAAAACTTTTGGTCCTCGGCCCCGAGCGAACGGCGTATTGCTACGACGCAGAAACAGGCAACGTGATTTGGACCGAGCGGTTGTCCGGCGAATTTCGTGACGAGTTCTTCGCTAGCTCGTTTGTCGTGCACGCGGATGTGGCGATGGTGGCCTGTGGAGCCCTGGTCGCGTTGGATGTGTCAGATGGCCGTTTGTTGTGGCAGGGACAGACACCGCTGGATTACGCATCGCATAGCAGTCCGGTGGTTTGGCAGTTGGGGGATCAGCCAAGCCGTGCGGACGTCGTGATCGCCAACACCAAAGGCGGGCGAACCGAAGCCTATCGAATTGCCGATGGGACATGGTTATGGGATCTGCAATCGGGGGCCGGGCAATCAACGCCGATTGTCACCGCAGATTTGTTGTTGACCTATGGATCGTCGCGAAAGAATGGTTTGAGTGCGTATCGGTTGGACGCCACAGCGGCGGACGTCGCGCCTGAATTGGCGTGGCGTTTTCGCGGGGCTGCGGATTCTGGATCGACGCCGGCTGTGTACAAAAACTCAGTTTTTGTGCAAGGCGAAAAGCGGTTGGCCAAGGTTCGTTTGCAGGATGGGGATACTGTTTGGCAAACCACGTTGTCCATTTCCAATCCTCGCTACACATCCCCGGTGGTAGCCGGCGACCTGCTTTATTTCGGTTGGGATGGCGTGTTGTGTGTGGATGCCGCAAACGATCGATATCGGGCGCTTTTTGATGCGGAAATTGATTCCGAAGGACGCCTAATCAAGAGTGACGATTTGAGAAGCAAGTTGAATCTTGACGCGATCGAAGAGCAGGATGGGGCTGGCGAAGCAGAGAAGGTTTGGCAGAAAGCACTCTCGTTTGGCCCGTTGGCGTGTGCAACGCCTGCAATCAGCGATGGGGTCATGTTGGTTCGTCGACGCGACTCTCTGGTCTGCTATCAACTGGGCACTGAGGGCGAAGCGAGGTAG